The following proteins are co-located in the Flammeovirga kamogawensis genome:
- a CDS encoding NADH-quinone oxidoreductase subunit 5 family protein: protein MNFLHIIISIAVCSPLLGALILTLRKSNQAADKIATLMIGISAICSIVTFALVWSGQNVFISKEWFFLGDNYFYAILSIDKLSALLLSMVSIVSFLVHIYSSAYMQGDPQYKRYFTLLNVFTFSMYGVLLSDNLVLIYLFWELVGFCSYMLIGFWREKEAAVKAAKKAFIVNRVGDAGFMVALLCLYAQFSTLSLHAIVEQFDISMLSNTTILIAAIGVTLAAMGKSAQIPFSVWLPDAMQGPTPVSALIHAATMVAAGIYLLVRCFFFLPDEVLVFIAGVGGVTAFVGAFSALSQYDIKRILAYSTISQLGYMMLAIGVGDPESAIFHLTTHAFFKAGLFLGAGALIHSMHQVSCDICKGFDPQDIRWMGSLRNYMPKTFIGFSIALAALIGLPFTSGFLSKDALLSSVLLKATNDGIYWQFLALLGFGAAALTAFYSIRVLYKVFFGDLGIAQHKVCQKCLVLPHEVGNRMYLPILLLSTLSVWFFYVLSPFNTSGSWIQNSLSIPTIDHHSVHVFTIILSISMICLGGGLAYLIYFKGRLLNLKTSFKQGVLFKVSYNFFYIQNLYKNSVLSVLFVARSLDRIPHADEGFVKLAIGTSEFVRGFDDKVIDFLVKLFAVFNVVFGHVLAWFDKYIVDGVVLYFTKFLWLLGDLFRKPQGERTQSMIAWSLFLLLSLFTILWF from the coding sequence TTGAACTTTTTACACATCATAATTTCAATTGCAGTTTGTTCCCCGTTACTAGGGGCGTTAATACTAACATTACGAAAATCTAATCAAGCAGCAGATAAAATTGCTACTTTAATGATTGGTATTAGTGCAATTTGTAGTATCGTAACTTTTGCACTTGTGTGGTCAGGGCAAAATGTATTTATCTCAAAAGAATGGTTTTTCTTAGGAGATAACTATTTCTATGCAATTTTATCTATAGATAAGTTAAGTGCTTTACTACTTAGTATGGTAAGCATTGTTTCATTTTTAGTACATATATACTCTTCTGCTTATATGCAGGGAGATCCTCAATATAAAAGGTATTTTACACTCCTTAATGTCTTTACATTTTCAATGTATGGTGTATTGTTGTCAGATAACTTAGTCTTAATCTACCTTTTTTGGGAGTTAGTAGGTTTCTGTTCTTACATGCTCATTGGTTTTTGGAGAGAAAAAGAGGCAGCTGTTAAAGCCGCAAAAAAAGCATTTATTGTAAATAGAGTTGGAGATGCTGGTTTTATGGTAGCTTTACTTTGTTTATATGCTCAATTTAGTACACTTAGTTTGCATGCAATTGTTGAACAATTTGATATATCAATGTTATCAAATACAACAATCTTAATAGCAGCAATAGGAGTTACTTTAGCTGCAATGGGTAAATCTGCGCAGATTCCATTTTCCGTTTGGTTACCCGATGCAATGCAAGGACCAACACCTGTATCAGCTTTAATTCACGCAGCTACTATGGTTGCGGCAGGGATTTACTTATTGGTAAGATGTTTCTTCTTTTTACCTGATGAAGTATTAGTGTTTATCGCTGGAGTAGGTGGAGTAACTGCATTTGTTGGTGCGTTTTCTGCTCTTTCTCAGTATGATATAAAAAGAATATTAGCCTATTCTACAATATCTCAATTGGGTTATATGATGCTTGCAATTGGCGTTGGAGATCCAGAGTCAGCAATATTTCATTTAACTACACATGCGTTTTTTAAAGCAGGACTATTTTTAGGAGCAGGAGCTTTAATACACAGCATGCATCAAGTTTCTTGTGATATTTGTAAAGGATTTGATCCTCAGGATATTCGTTGGATGGGTAGTTTAAGAAATTATATGCCAAAAACGTTTATTGGCTTTTCCATTGCTTTAGCTGCATTGATAGGCTTACCTTTTACATCTGGTTTCTTATCAAAAGATGCTTTATTATCTTCAGTTCTATTAAAAGCAACTAATGATGGTATTTATTGGCAATTTCTTGCTCTTCTTGGTTTTGGTGCAGCAGCTTTAACGGCATTTTATTCAATTAGAGTATTGTATAAGGTCTTTTTTGGCGATTTAGGTATTGCTCAGCATAAAGTATGTCAGAAATGTTTAGTACTTCCTCATGAAGTAGGTAATAGAATGTATTTACCAATTCTTTTATTAAGTACATTATCTGTATGGTTCTTCTATGTTCTATCACCTTTTAATACATCTGGGAGTTGGATTCAAAATTCCCTTTCAATTCCAACTATTGATCATCATTCGGTACATGTTTTTACAATAATATTATCTATTAGTATGATTTGTTTAGGTGGTGGTTTGGCTTATTTGATTTATTTTAAAGGGAGATTATTAAACCTAAAGACATCTTTTAAACAAGGTGTTCTCTTTAAGGTATCCTATAACTTTTTTTATATTCAAAACTTGTATAAAAATAGTGTATTATCAGTACTATTTGTAGCAAGAAGTTTAGACCGTATTCCTCATGCAGACGAAGGCTTTGTAAAACTTGCAATTGGAACTTCAGAATTTGTGAGAGGGTTTGATGATAAAGTTATAGACTTTCTAGTGAAATTATTTGCTGTATTTAATGTTGTTTTCGGACACGTTTTAGCATGGTTTGATAAATATATTGTGGATGGAGTAGTACTTTATTTTACAAAGTTTTTGTGGCTATTAGGAGATCTATTCCGAAAACCTCAAGGAGAAAGGACACAAAGCATGATTGCATGGTCATTATTTTTGCTTCTTTCATTGTTCACAATTTTATGGTTTTAA
- the nuoK gene encoding NADH-quinone oxidoreductase subunit NuoK → MIPFSYYMLGSAFLFSIGLAVALTKRSAIVALMGVELMLNAANINLVAFAQRDASLGEGNVFAVFVIVIAAAEVCVALALIIKLFQYFRSIDLHKINTLKED, encoded by the coding sequence ATGATACCTTTCTCATATTATATGTTAGGGTCAGCATTTCTATTTAGTATAGGTCTTGCTGTTGCTCTTACCAAACGAAGTGCAATTGTAGCTCTAATGGGAGTAGAATTGATGCTAAATGCAGCAAATATTAATCTAGTAGCTTTTGCACAAAGAGATGCAAGTCTCGGTGAAGGTAATGTGTTTGCTGTATTTGTAATAGTAATTGCGGCAGCAGAGGTTTGTGTAGCTTTAGCATTAATTATTAAGCTATTTCAATATTTTAGATCAATTGATTTACATAAGATCAATACGCTAAAAGAAGATTAA